Genomic segment of Acidobacteriota bacterium:
TCCCCCTGGACGGCGAAGAACACTTCGTAGGCCTCCATTTTCCGGGTGTCGATGGCCAGACCGGCCACGGGACGGTCCGCGTCCGCGCCCGTCAGGCGCCCGCAGAGGATTTCCGCCAACTGGAAGAGGGTCAGGCGGGGAGACGTCATGACGGCACCCCCCACGCCCTTCGGACGGCCTCGGCCGCCACCTCCCCGTCGTGGAAGGGGATGGCCCGGCCCCCGATGATCTGTTCGCGCTCGTGACCCTTCCCCGCCAGGAGGATCGTGTCGCCGGGGCGGGCGTCGGCGACGGCCCGCTCGATGGCCCGCCGGCGGTCGGCTTCCCGCAGGTAGTCGGTGCGCACCTGCAGGATGCCGGGAACGATCTCGTCGATGATGGCTTCCGGGTCCTCCGACCGCGGGTTGTCGGACGTCACGATCACCACGTGGGCCGCCTCGGCCACCGCGCGGCCCATCCGCGGGCGCTTGCCCCGGTCCTTGTCGCCGCCGCAGCCGAACACCGCGATCAGGCGGCCCGGGGTGATCTCGCGGAGGATGGCGCACGCGTTTCGCAGAGCGTCCTCCGAGTGAGCGTAATCCACGAAGACGCGGAAAGGGTAGCCCTTCACCACCTCGTCCAGCCGGCCCGGGACCGCGTCCATGCCGGCCAGGGCCTCGAGGGCCGCGGCGGGGTCGACCCCGAAGGCGACGGCCGCGGCGAAGCTCTGGAGCACGTTGTGGAGGTTGCCGCGCCCCGTCAGGCGCGTCCGGAGTTGTGCGCTCCGCCCGGCCCACGCCAGGGTCAGGCACATCCCCCCCGGGGTGAAGTCGTAGCTGCTCACCCGGAAATCCGCGGGGCCCGCAACGGAGGTCCCGATCCGCTCGCCCGTGAAGGCGGCGTGCAGGTCCCGGGCGAACGCGTCGTCCAGGTTGAAGACGCCCCGGGCCGGGACCGGCCCGTTGCGCCCGTCGAACCAGGCGCGCTTGGCGTCGGCGTAGGCTTCCATGGTGCCGTACCAGTCCAGGTGGTCCTGGGTCAGGTTGGTGAAGAGGGCGGTGTGGAAGCGCACCCCGTAGACCCGTGCCAGGGAGACGGCGTGGGAGGAGACTTCCATGATGAACGGTCCCCCGCCGGTCCCGGCGACGCGGGCGGCGAACGCCGCAATGTCCGGCGACTCGGGGGTCGTGCGGGCGGCCGGGGCCTCCTCGCCGCGGTAGCGGTAGCTGACGGTCCCCAGGACGCCGGGGGACATCCCGGCATGCCGGAAGATCCGCTCCAGCAGGTAGGTGATGGTGGTTTTACCGTTGGTCCCCGTCACGCCGAGGAAGGGGACCCGGGTATCGGGGCGGCCGGACAGCTCGAAGGCCGCGAGGGTCATGGCGCGGCGGACGTCGTCCACCCGGATCCAGGCGCGGGGTGACGGGGTGTCCCCGGGAGGCGCCGATTCCGACATCACGGCCGCGGCCCCGTTCTCCACGGCCCGGGCGACGAAACCGTTCCCGTCGAAACGGGCCCCCTTGACCGCCACGAAGAGGCAGCCCGGGGTCACCCGGCGGGAGTCGTGGGTGATGCCGCTCAGGAGAGCCCGGCCGTCCCCTTCCACCCGCGCGCCGGTGATCGCGCCGGCGAGGGTGTCCGCGCTCAAGCTTCGCATCGTCGTTTCCATCGGTCGGTCCATGCCTTCTCCGTTCGTTTCCGATTCCCCGCCCGCGTCAGCGCCGCGCCAGGACGGCCCCCGGCTTCTTCGGCGCCGGTTTCGCCGGCTTCCCCTTCCCGTCCCGGGCGGCCTTCCCCGCGGGCGCCGCCGCGGGGGGCGGGGCCGGCGACCCGGTCCCGGGGCACACGGCAAACCGCACCTCGCACGGGGTCCCCGCCATCACCCGGGCCCCGGGCGCGGGTTTCTGCCCGACCGCCTGGCCGGACCCTTCCGGCCGCAGGACCAGGCGATTGCGGACACATTCCTGCAGCGCCCCCCGGACGCTTTTTCCGCGGAAGTCGGGCACCGTCACGGTGTCCTCGGTGAAGTAAACGGTCCGCGCGGGAGACGGGTTGGCCCCGTCGGGCACCGGCGGGGCGGCGGGGGGCTTGAAATCCACCAGGTCCGTCGGGGGTTCCTTCCGCGATTCCTTCTTCGGCGGCGCCGACGGGGAGGCGATGGGCTGGTTCGGGTGGATGCGCATGTGGAGCAGGATCTGGCGCCCGATGGCGGAGAAGACGGGGGCCGCCGCCTCGCCGCCGTGGTAGGGCCGGGGGGCGTCGAAGACCACCCCCATCACGAAGGCGGGCTTCTCCGCCGGGGTGAAGCCCACGAACGAGGCCACGAACTCCGTGGGGGAGTAACAGTGCCGCTCGAAGTCGAACTTCTGGGCGGTCCCCGTCTTCCCGGCCACGCGGAAACCGGGGATTGCGGCCCGCTTGCCCGTGCCCTTCTCCACCACCGAGCAGAGGGCCTCCCGGATGATGGCGGCGTTGGGCCCCGAAAGGACGGCGGTCCGGACCCCTTCCGCGGACTGGACCAGCCGGCCGTCCGCGTCGAGGACCCGGTCCACGATGCGCGGCTGCACCTTGTACCCGCCGTTGGCGATCACGCCCATGGCCCGGGTCACCTGCAAAGCCGTCACCCCCACTTCCTGCCCCATGGAGATGGCCCCGATGGAGATCCCGCTCCAGCGCCTCGGGTTCGCCACGAAGCCCGGGATTTCCGAGGGAAGGTCGATCCCGGTTTTCTCCCCGAAGCCGAACTTCCGGATGTAACCGTACATCCGATCGTTCCCCAGGCGCATCCCCAGCCGGATGGCCCCCACGTCCGAGGAGTTGGCCAGGATCTCGGGGAAGGAAAGGGCGCCGAAGGCGTGGTGGTCGCGGATCGTGTGGCCGTTGATCGTGATGGACCCGTTCCCGCAGTGGATCACCTCGTCGGGCCGGGCGATGTCCTCCTGGATCGCCCCCGAGGTCGCCACGATCTTGAAGGTGGACCCGGGCTCGAAATAGCTCTCGATGGTCATGTTGCGAAGCCGCGCCAGGTCGGCGTCCTTGAGGCTGTTGGGGTCGAAGGAGGGCGCCGCGGCCATGGCGAGGACCCGGCCGTCCCAGGGGTCCAGGACCACCACCATCCCCGCCTTCGCCCCGTTGGTCTTCATGGCGCTCTCCAGTTCCCGCTGGACGATGTGCTGGATCTCGCTGTCGATGGTGAGCACGAGGTCACGGCCCGGGACCGCGGGCTTGATCATGCTGGTGGTCAGGATGTTGCTCATCCCGTCCCGCATGATGAACATCCGCCCCGCCGCACCGTTGAGGTCCCGGTCGTAGTGGCGCTCGACCCCTTCCAGGCCCACCTCCCGGCCGCTGGCGAAGGAGACGGCCCCGATGACGTGGGCCGCCAGGGTCCGGTTGGGGTAGGTGCGCTTCGATTCCCGAATGAAACCCAGCCCGTCCAGTTTCAGCGCGATCACGCGGTCCCGCTCCTCGGGCGTGATGAACCGCTTGATGTACCGGAACTTCGGGTTCGGCCCCAACTTGGACAGGACCTCGTCCCGGCCCATGCCGAGGGCCCGGGCCAGCTCCGTGGCGGTGCGGGCCTTGTCGGTCACGTTGGGGGTGTACGCGTAGAGCGAGTCGTAGGGGACGCTCACGGCCAGGGGCTGG
This window contains:
- a CDS encoding UDP-N-acetylmuramoyl-L-alanyl-D-glutamate--2,6-diaminopimelate ligase, producing the protein MDRPMETTMRSLSADTLAGAITGARVEGDGRALLSGITHDSRRVTPGCLFVAVKGARFDGNGFVARAVENGAAAVMSESAPPGDTPSPRAWIRVDDVRRAMTLAAFELSGRPDTRVPFLGVTGTNGKTTITYLLERIFRHAGMSPGVLGTVSYRYRGEEAPAARTTPESPDIAAFAARVAGTGGGPFIMEVSSHAVSLARVYGVRFHTALFTNLTQDHLDWYGTMEAYADAKRAWFDGRNGPVPARGVFNLDDAFARDLHAAFTGERIGTSVAGPADFRVSSYDFTPGGMCLTLAWAGRSAQLRTRLTGRGNLHNVLQSFAAAVAFGVDPAAALEALAGMDAVPGRLDEVVKGYPFRVFVDYAHSEDALRNACAILREITPGRLIAVFGCGGDKDRGKRPRMGRAVAEAAHVVIVTSDNPRSEDPEAIIDEIVPGILQVRTDYLREADRRRAIERAVADARPGDTILLAGKGHEREQIIGGRAIPFHDGEVAAEAVRRAWGVPS
- a CDS encoding transpeptidase family protein, which produces MAVPAFDHKRIRFFVLLVLVWQAAVLSKVFYLKVFKSDYYLQRARGQKEDIIDVSAPRGRILDRTLQPLAVSVPYDSLYAYTPNVTDKARTATELARALGMGRDEVLSKLGPNPKFRYIKRFITPEERDRVIALKLDGLGFIRESKRTYPNRTLAAHVIGAVSFASGREVGLEGVERHYDRDLNGAAGRMFIMRDGMSNILTTSMIKPAVPGRDLVLTIDSEIQHIVQRELESAMKTNGAKAGMVVVLDPWDGRVLAMAAAPSFDPNSLKDADLARLRNMTIESYFEPGSTFKIVATSGAIQEDIARPDEVIHCGNGSITINGHTIRDHHAFGALSFPEILANSSDVGAIRLGMRLGNDRMYGYIRKFGFGEKTGIDLPSEIPGFVANPRRWSGISIGAISMGQEVGVTALQVTRAMGVIANGGYKVQPRIVDRVLDADGRLVQSAEGVRTAVLSGPNAAIIREALCSVVEKGTGKRAAIPGFRVAGKTGTAQKFDFERHCYSPTEFVASFVGFTPAEKPAFVMGVVFDAPRPYHGGEAAAPVFSAIGRQILLHMRIHPNQPIASPSAPPKKESRKEPPTDLVDFKPPAAPPVPDGANPSPARTVYFTEDTVTVPDFRGKSVRGALQECVRNRLVLRPEGSGQAVGQKPAPGARVMAGTPCEVRFAVCPGTGSPAPPPAAAPAGKAARDGKGKPAKPAPKKPGAVLARR